The following DNA comes from Synechococcus sp. CC9616.
ACAACCGATTCCCGTCGGCACGACCATCAAAGTCGGCATCGGCGCAGGGATCATTCCGTCGTGACCGCTTCCAACTGGAGGATCCTCTGGCCATCCGCATCCCGGGTCACAGCTGTCAGAGCCCAGCGAAGCCAGTGATCCTGGTCAGCGACCTCACGCTTGATCAAGGACCTCAAGCCTGAGGCAGGGATGTTCAGCGGCCAGCGCAGCTCCAGGCGAAGGGTCCGCAGGATCATTTCTGGTACTGACCGAACTGCGCTTCATAGAGCGCATCCTCCTGACCAGCCCTGAGTGTGAGATCAGCGCGTGGGTAAGCCACACAAAGCAAGGTATAGCCCTGTTCCTGCAGATCAGACTTAACCCCCATGGCGTCGGGTTGTTCAACACGTCCCTCCGTGACGACGGCTGCACAAGTGGTGCAGACACCCGAGCAGCAGGAACTGGGAAGCATCACACCGGCAGCTTCAGCAGCGTTGAGCACCGTCTGATCAGAACGGCAAAGGAAGCTTTGAATCTCGCCTTCAAACTCCGCCCGGATGGTGTGGGTCGACACTGCCGCTGCGGTTTCAGTCATCTGATGCCCATCGCTGATCAGATGTATTTTCCCAGAGAGCCCGCCATCTGATGTGAGCGACCTGATCATTCACATCGGTGCCG
Coding sequences within:
- a CDS encoding 2Fe-2S iron-sulfur cluster-binding protein, with translation MTETAAAVSTHTIRAEFEGEIQSFLCRSDQTVLNAAEAAGVMLPSSCCSGVCTTCAAVVTEGRVEQPDAMGVKSDLQEQGYTLLCVAYPRADLTLRAGQEDALYEAQFGQYQK